TGAAAGGAAGCAACTCTGCTCTTGAGCCTGTTTTGTTTCTTTCCCATATGGATGTTGTGCCTCCGGGTGATGCTGATATCAAGAATAAAGAAGAAAATATATTCCGTCCGGATGATCAACCGTCAGACCCTGTTTCAAAAGTAGCTGAAGACTGGGAGTATGCCCCTTTTTCAGGGGTAGTTGCCAATGGAAGAATCTATGGAAGAGGAGCGATAGATATGAAAGGTATGCTTTTCTCTTTATTGGAATCCATGAATAATCTGATAAAAAATAAGGAGATCCCGCAGCGTGATATCTATCTTGCCTTTGGTTTTGATGAAGAAGTAGGCGGAAAGAACGGAGCAATGCAGATTGCTGATTATTTTAAGAAAAAAGGATTGAAATTCGATGCCGTTTATGACGAAGGCGGTTTGATTATGAGGAAAGGAAATGTTGCCGGAATAGATTCGGATATTGCCGTTGTAGGATGTGCAGAAAAAGGATTTCTTTCGGCAAAGATCAAAGTGAAAGGGCTTGGTGGACATTCCTCCATGCCTCCTATGGAAAGTGCTATCGGAAAAGCAGCAGTCATTATGCAGCGTTTGGAAGATCATCAGATGAAGCCTGTTATCACTCCGCTGATTAAAGAATTTTTCAATAATATCGGAGGCGAGATGCCCTTTACAACAAGAATGGCTTTAGCTAATCAATGGCTCTTAAAACCTGTATTATTATCAAAACTTACCAAAAATAATACGACAAATGCCCTGGTAAGAACTACAACAGCCCTCACGATGATGAAAGGCAGTGACGGGACCAATGTTCTCTCTCCCGAAGTGGAGTTTGTGGTGAATTTCAGGCTGCTTCCAGGAAATACGGTAAAAGATGTCCGTGATCATATCGCTAAAGCAACCGAAGGATTTGATGTAGAGGTAGAAGAAATAGATAATACAAGAGAAGCTTCCCATATTTCCCCGACCAATACAAAAGCTTTTAAATTAATAGAAGCCGGAGTGAAAGAAATCTATCCGGGAGCTATCGTTACCCCCTATCTTACCATGGCAGGAACCGATGCCGGCAAATATGAGATTGTCAGTAAAAATGTGTACAGATTCATGCCTATTAAAATCAACAGTGCAGAACAGCAGAGCATTCATAGTACCAACGAATATCTCAGCATAGAAAACTATCTGAAGATGATCCACTACTTTGAATATCTGATGAAAAATTATGATAAGTGAGGTGAAGGGGAGAGGTGAAAATTGAAAATGGAGAGTGGTGAATTGAAAATGGAAAAGAAGGAATTCAAATAGTCAAAGGTATTACTTATAAATTTTCAGGTTCGGATCTCAAATCTGTAAGTCTATTATCTTGATTCTTGGTTCTTGACTCTTGGTTCTTGGTTCTTGGTTCTTGACTCATGACTCTTGTTTCTTAACTCCATTATAAAAAAAATATATCACGTCAAGTTTTGTCGCATTACAGCAATAGCTTTGTTTCATCAAAATTACAGAGCTATGGAATTGCCATTTTATTTAAACCTTAAAGACTTTGAAAGCCATTATTATGACAACCTTGAAAAATGGTTTGAAGAATATCATAATACAAGCGAAATTGATTATCTGAAAGCTCTTTCTGCGATGTACAGCCCTTACCTGTACTACAGTTTTGCAGAAGATAAGTTGCAGGCAGATGCTTTTATTGAAATCAAGGACTGTTTCTTTCCCTACCATGAGAGAATCGGAATTTCTTTCTGTAGCAACTGTGGAAAGGATTCATCTTCCCCAAAAGGTCCGAACCATGTATTTGAATTTAAAAATATTTCGATGATGGAATATGCACAGCATATTTTGGATAAAATCAATAAATACTGCTCAAAGAATACTACCGCTCTGGATGGACATAAAAATATTCATGATTATATCAATGATTATGATATCGTGACATCAGTAGAAGGAGTAGGGTACTGCATCAGCTACAACCGTCATCAGAAGGTGATTCCTTTTTTGAAAGCTTATCTTCCCTATTATGGGCAGATGGTAAACATGGTCTTATACAGGGATTTTATTTTCTCTATAGCAGATATTGCTGAACTGATTGATAAAAAACTGAGAACAGTAAAAGCATTTGAATATTCTATTTATCATAAATCACGGGCGGATGCTAAATTCAAAGTACATATGAGCCGTCAGTTTCTCACTCTTTGCAATTAAAATTTTACACCATATTTTCATACTTAATTATATTGCAGAAAAACTTATGTTTTTCAAACAAAAATCCCGGTCAGACATGACTGGGATTTTGTTTATTAAAAGGATTTTTTGCTTTACTTGAAACGCAGCTTGTATTTATCTTTTTCTGTAAGGAATATTCCAAACCACATCAGCGGCCAGATAATGAACACCTCCATGGTGAATACTGTTGCTGCCTCTGATCAGATCATCCATATACCCTACATCTACAGTGAAAGGAGAGTTGGGAATATTGAACATATAATAGGCGGCAATACGCATTTCCCGGTAACCAAAAGATTCCCACTGCGGCTGAGGTTCATTCAGGTGGCTGATAGAAAAAAGAGCCTCTGCACTTATCGCAATCTTCTGATTGTTTTTCGGAGATAAATTATAGGTGAGCTGGCTTTTGATACGGGTTCTTAACTGAAAATCTTCTTCTACTTTGTGGAAGTCGGCATCAAAAAACTTCCGGAATTCCTGGCGGACTGTGTTTTTCAGTTTAAGTTTTTTTCCGAGATCAAAAGTATAGGCATATCTTCCGTAAATCCTGAACTCCTGTTCTGTATTTTCTTTATCATAGGGAGCTTCACTTTCATACTGAGGCTGTCTCCGGTAGCTGATGGCATAGCTGTACTGCTGGTGAGGGGCAAAAGAATTGTAAACCTCATGGTTTAATACAAAAATAGCCTGCTTTGAAAACAGATTATCATTATCCGGACTGCTTTTCCTTCCAATGGCAATATAGCTTAATGCCTGTTTTTTGCCTAACGAATCTAATTGTCTTTTTACTCCAAACGCTGACCAGAAAGCTGTTTTGGCATCTCCCAATCCGGGCGGGCTGATCTGTGCTTTTACCCATGTTCCACAACAGCCAAGTAAAAGGAATACGATGAAAATTTTCTTTGTGCTCAACTTCATGGATAACTGCTTTATTATTAATTTTAAATGACTGCGAAACCGTAAAATGGATGAGAATACCGTTGATACGCAGAGAGAATACTTTATCCGTACAAATTTAGACGCCTTCTTCATAATATGTTTATTCAAAATCTTATAATACTGTTTAAAAACATGACAAAATAAATACCTGATTTAGGATAGATTTAGGAATGGAAAAGTAATTTCTTCTTAAAATGTTCTCATCATTTATCCTTTTACCGCTTGAATTTTCTCTTCAAAATGTGTCACAGTAAAGCTTTTACTATTAACATAAAATGGATTGCGGATAAAATGTGGATAACTTGTGGAAAAGTCTGTATTAACACAATGAGGCATTTTTATGATTGATACCATTAAATTGTATATAACTGATAACCATATTGCTTTTTTGATAATAACAAAGCCCTATTATTTTTCACTTTTACAGGAATAGTAATTTTTAATGCCTTTTTAAATAAAAACAACAAGATTTTAAAATTTATTTAGAATAGTTTAAATTAATATTGTGAGAGAAATTACTATTTCTTTATTTTGCACTTTATTTATAATTATTTTAAATAAGGCTGAAAAAATGATACAATCAAGTGTAAATATGCTTCCAATGAGGTATATGACTCATTCTGTAGAACCTGTACAGAATGATGTTTCAACAAAAAATATGCAATGGCTCAAGCCATTTTTAATTTTCTTCTTCTCTTTACTGAGTTTTACAACACTATATGCTCAGGATACTCAGGGTGGTATCACGGGAAAAGTGAGCATGGTGGACGGACAGCCTCTAAGAGCAATATCAGTTTCTTTATTGGATACGGATCGTCAGACGTTGACAGATGATGACGGGAATTATCATTTCCTGAACCTGAATGCAGGAACATATACTGTAAAATTACAGATCCTGGGAAGTAAAGAGATCCGTCTTCAGGTTGAAGTTAAAACAGGAGAGGATGTGACGCTGGATTATCAGCTTACAAAAGAAAATATCCAGGCCATCCAGGAAGTTGTAATCATGAAAAATACCAATAGATTTTCTAAAAAAGAAAGTGGTTTTGTTGCAAGGATGCCTTTGAAAAACCTGGAAAACCCTCAGGTATACAATACCGTTACCAAAGAACTTTTTCAGGAGCAGGTAGCTGTAGATCTTGGAAGTATTTCTAAAAATGTACCGGGAGCGGGAATACCAATGATTGCCAATCAGGGAAGAGTGACGTTCCGTTCAAGAGGATTTGAAACAGAACCTAATGCCCGAAATGGGGTGGCAGGAGCTGCGTTTTCAGTAATTGACCCTGTGAACCTTGAACGTATAGAAGCTATTAAAGGACCTTCCGCAACTTTATTTGGTAAAAGTGTTGCCAGCAGCTACGGCGGCGTGTACAACCGTGTAACAAAAAAGCCCTATAACAACTTTGGTGGAGAAGTAGGCTATGTGGGGGGAAGCTGGAATTATAACCGTTTGACGATGGATCTTAACACACCCATCAATAAAGACAGAACTGCTCTTTTCCGTCTGAATGCAGCAGGAACTTTTGAGAAAAGTTTTCAGGATATAGGATTTACCAATTCTTTGGCAATTGCTCCCAGCTTTTCTTATCAGATCAATGACCGTATGTCGCTTTTATTGGATGTAGAGTTCAATCAGGCAAAAGGAACTTCTGTAGTACGTTTTAATCCTTATACGGGAAGTAACAAAACTCAGTCTATTGCGGATATGAAGTTTCCTTACTACAAAAACTTTCTGAGTGATGATCTGGCCTATGAAACTCAGATGATGAATATCTTTGCCCAGCTGAACTATAAAGTTTCAGAAAACTGGACTTCCCAGACCATTGTATCCCGTGCGAGATCTACCATTAACGGATATATTTCTGCCATTAACGGTAAGACAGACTCTACTGCAAGTGCTCAGGTAATGGTAGGAACTACGTCGTTTATCGCAACCAATATTCAGCAGAACTTCATCGGAGATTTTCGTATCGGACGTTTTAGAAACAGAATGGTGGTAGGATTGGATTATTATAACAATTCCAATCATTTTGACCGTTATCATACTAACACTAAAGTGTTTAATTTCGTTCACCCTTCGGCAGATTTCAGAGTTAATCAGAATACGATTGACGCTCTTACGGCAACTTCTGCTTTCAGAAGAGAAAACAATAGTGACAATACCTATGCTGCTTATGTTTCGGATGTATTCAATATTACAGACCGCCTTATGGTAATGGGAAGCTTGAGGATAGACCGATTTCAGTTCAAAGGAGTATATGATATTACCACAGGAGAAATAAAAGGAGGGTTAAGTAACAGTGGAGTACAGTCTGGACCCTATGGACAGACTGCGCTTTCTCCTAAAATGGGAATCGTATATGAGGTATTGAAAAATAAAGTGTCTTTATTTGGGAACTATATGAATGGCTTTAATAACGTCAGTGGTGTTGATATCAATGGAAACTCATTCAAGCCGGAATATGCCAATCAGCTGGAACTTGGAGTAAAAGCGGATATTTTTGATCACAGGCTTGTTGGAACATTAAGTTATTATAACATCAAAGTAGATAATGTTCTGAGAACAAATCCTGACGATATCAATTACTCAATACAGGATGGAACCCAGCTGAGCAAAGGATTTGAAGCAGAATTGACTGCCAATCCTTTTGATGGATTCAATGTTGTGGCAGGTTATGCTTATAACGACAGCAAGTTTACCAATGCCAATCAATCTGTAAATGGTTTAAGACCTGCATTATCGGGCCCGGCTAATATGTTTAACTTCTGGGTCAGCTACAGAATTCCTGAAGGTAAGTTAAAAGGCCTTGGAATAGGCGGAGGTGGAAATATGGGATCATCTTCCTATCAGACAAATACACAAACGGCAAAAGTGATTATACCTTCTTACAAAATGTTTGATCTGGGGATTTTCTACGATCAGCCAAAATATAGAGTAGGACTGAAGTTTGATAATATTACCAATGAAAAAGCGTGGTCTGTTCGTTTAACACCTCAGGCGCCTTCCCGTTTTCTTGGAAGTGTTTCACTGAAATTCTAAAATTATATTTTAAATTAATAAATAGAAAGCCCGGATTCATAATCCGGGCTTTCTGCTTTTATATGAGGCCTGTCTGAACTTTTGTTTTTATAGATTTTCTAACGAAAAAGTTTAAACCAACCTATGATTAAAAAAGAATCAGTTGATCCAGAGGCAGTAATTGTTTCGGTAACGTATTTTTCCATAGGGACTTCCCTGAAAAGTTCCCGGAGTATTGTCATACCAGTCTTGCCTGATCACATAAAGCCCCGGAAGAGTAGGCTTAAAAACCGCCTGATGATTCTCATCAACAGGAATGTTCTTTTCCCAGTTTTCAGGATTAAATATTCTCAGCATCGTCCCTTTCTCGGCAGGTTTCATATTTCGATAAGGAGAAATGGTGTAAATGCCTTCTTTTTCCTGAAGAATAATATCCAGAAATTGAGCCGGTGAATCATTAGCAGAATATTTCCCAACATAATAGGCTCCGGACATAAAATCAATTGGGCGAACATTTTCCTGAGGATTTTTTGAGCGGATAAGAACAGGCTGCTGTTCATTCATTCCCAGAATTCGGTATACCCCTTCTTTATCAGGAGTGAAAGTACCCTCCCAGTGATCTCCTTTCTGCAGTAATTCAAGCTTCATTTTTTCTCCTTTAGCAGTAAGAATAAAGAAATGAAAATTTTTGATCTCCTGAAACTCAGCCCCGGTAGTACGGTGTCTTTCGCTGAGGTCATCGATAAAGCCGTAAAACATCTGTACTTTCACCGGGTCTTTTAGTTTTCCTGATCCGTGAATTTCCATCCAGTAAGCACTTGCTTTTGTAAATTGCGGAAGAAGAAAAATAGCTGTAAATAAGAGCAGAGAAAGTATCGTTCGTAATTTATACATTTTGATAGAATCGTATTTAAAGGGCAAATTTAGTAAAAAAGCAAAATATCAAAATGACTGTATTGATTAACTGTGTTCATCACCAAGAATAATAAATCACTTTTACGATCAAATTGCCACAATATATCAATACTGTGGCAATCGGGGTTTATGGACTGGTTTTATTTATTAAGAAGCTTTTAGGCTCCGCTTTTACACATCGCGTCCCATGTAGTCCAGAAATGAGCATTAATGGCTCCTATAGGAGGATTGGTGCTGTCTGCAACAATGCCTACCATTGAAGCGCAATTGGAATTACAGCCAATTTCATTATGACTTCCCGGTTGAGGTGGAATCTGACGCCATGTACCCGTTGAGCCGCTTAGTAATTCTACTTTTATTTCAAAGATTCCTGATAGGTTAGGGGTCTTAATTTGCTTTGTAGGATCCTCGCTTGAAATAGTGTCACTCCAGTTTCCCTGTGAGAAAGTGACACGCCATGTAGAAATCATTCTGGAAGTATCATTTTGAGGAGAAAGATATACCCAGAATTGTGCTCCTCCACCAAGTTGTACCTGGCCGGATGAATTTACGTTTACGCTTGTTGTTGACATATTAAATTGATTTTAGGTGATTAGTTTGTACTTCAAAGTAACAAAGAACAAAAGAGATTTTTTATAGTATAAATAACCAATAGTGGAATCAGGTATAAATACGGAGAAATGGAAAATTAAAATGGGAGGGTATATTTTAAGAATTGATTTTAGAGTATCATCAGTTGGAAAAGTAAAAGTATTTGGGGGGAATAGATAAAGATTTTATGGAAATCTTCGGGATGTGAGATTGAGCCTTTATTATTTTTTTATAAAAAAATAAGCCTGTGCTAAATTAGCACAGGCTTTACTTTTCTTTGCAGAGAGGAAGGGATTCCAATATGTAGATTTATTGATTGATTATTAGTGATTTATAGGTTGGGTTTGTGTGAAAAAACAGATGTTTTTTAATCATTTACTCAAATGTTCAGACCGCAATATAGAATTTAAGATTAATAGTTCTTGATTTTGCTCTATTTGTGCTTTTTTTGAAGTTCAATTAGTAAATTTTCTTTTTCATCTGCAGTTAAATTATTGTAATAGTTGATGTCAATATTTTCAAGTGTAAGAAGATATGAAATTCTGTTTTCTAGTTTATTAATCTCTTCATCGTAATACTTGTTAATTTCTGAATAATAGATTTTTTTTAACTTATATTTTTCTGAAAATAAAACAGTATTCATTAATTGCAACACAGCCTCTTTGTCGTTTAATAATTTATTGTAATCCCACTTACTAGGTAAAGTAAAATCAAATTCATTGATAGTATTCTTAATCTTGTCCTTACTTTTGTAATTCTCATTAAGTAGTAATTTATTAAAAAACATTTTACAATATGTTATTTTACCTATTTGATCATTTATGATTTTTGATTTTAACCCAATGCTATCATAACGATATTTATAATTATTCAATATACTATCCATTTTCGCCATATTGTTAGATTGACAAAAACTGAAATAAAAGGGATAAAATAAAAATAAAAGTAATAATTTCATGATTACGTTTTGATCAAATATACAATTATTCGAATATTTATATTTTACGGGTTTCTGTAAGGTCTTATTTTGATTCAATAAAACTATATATATTACTAGGTTTTAGAAAACGTATTCCCTCTAAATTTCAGAGGGAATTTTCGTCCCTATACATAGTGTGTTAACATGCTTTGCTCAGTAATTACAATTTTAATTATGCTTTATCCCTACAGGAAAGGCATCAAACTAAAGCAAAGAGAAATTTATAATAGCCGTCGTTACAAAATAATTAACAATTATATTGCAATAGCCTGCTCAACTTCATTAATTGTTTATTGCCTCATGGTGTAATCTCACCATGTCTATGCACATTCAAAAGTAGAGTTTTTGGTTAATAATTTATTGTTGTCGTTGTAATAATTTTGTTGGAATGTGGGAAACTCCATAGCCTGAGCTTGGGTGAGTTTTCCATATTTCAATAAAAAATCCCTTGGTGTAAGATATTGGAGAGCCTTGTGTGGGCGCTCATTATTATACATCCACATCCAGATTTGCGCATAATTTCTCATCTGTTTTATGTTCTCAAAGAGATAGACATCTAAGAATTCTGTACGGAAAGTTCTGTTGAATCTTTCTACCAAAGAGTTTTGTGTCGGTTTTCCAGGTTGAATATAATGAAGGGTAATTTCATTTTTACCGCACCAATCTTTTAATTTTTCTGCAATAAACTCCGGACCATTATCAACTCTTATTTTTTCCGGTTTTCCGCGCCAGTCGATCAGTTGTTCTAGTTGAGAAACTACCCGCGCAGAAGGTAAACTGGTGTCAATCGTAATATTCAAAATTTCTCTGTTAAAATCATCAATGATATTCAAGCTTCTGACGCTTTTACCATTCTCTAAAGTGTCATGCATAAAGTCCATACTCCACGTTACATTCGGATAAATCGGTCGAAGCAAAGGTTCTTTTACCCGTGCCGGAAGACGTTTTTTTCGCTTGCTTCTTAAATTCAGTTTCATCGATTTATAAATCCTGTAAACCCGTTTATGATTCCACCAAAATCCCAAGTTTCTTAAACGGTGGTACATCGTCCAAAACCCCCATGTTTGGTGTTGCTCAGCAAGGAAAAACAGCTCATCCCGAATCTTGTCGTCTTCATTGTTCTGCTTCTTTTTATAGTAAAATACCGAACTGCCTATAATGAAAAGTCTACACGCATTCCGAGTGCTTATTCCGTGTTCTGATCCGGAATAAACAACCAGTTCCCGTTTCTCGGAAGGTGTTAAAACTTTTTTGCAATCACATCTTTCATCACAACATTTTCCAACGTAAGTTCAGCTACGATTTTTTTGTACTGCGAAAGTTCCTTTTCAAGTTCCTTCATTTTAGAGAGTTGCTGCACATCCAATCCACCATATTTACTCTTCCAGTTGTAAAAGGTCGGTTGGCTGATACCGTAATCCCTGCAAATCTCATTGACTGTTTTACCCTGATTTTGTTCAGATAAAATCTTGATGATCTGAACTTCTGAAAATTTACTGTTTTTCATAGTATTCCAAATTTAAAAACTATATTTTTAAGTGCTATAGTTTTTAGGGAAGATTACAATGGTAGCTATGCTTTGCTGGGCTTTAAAATTCAAGTGTTCCGAATTAGGTTTTTATATTTGCATTTCTGGAATGACTCCCGTTATTATATTTTCACTTTACTTTTATAAAGCTACATATGAAGTTGTGCCTGAAAAACAGTAGATTTTATTTCTTGACCAAATCCTGCATTCCGTAATGCTGTATTGCTTTTTGTTTTAATGGGTTTTTACTCCATTCTTCCCATTCACCGGTATAAGGATTGTATCCACATTTTAAGGGTTTAGAAACATCCAAACCTTCTGTATTGGTATCAGTTTGTTCCGTATAAGCTCTGCAATCTGTGCAGATATAACGAAATTCACAATCTTTGCAGACTTCAATACTATCTTTGGTTAAGTTCCAATATTTCTTGAATTCAGCATGATTTAATGCATCTTCCAATGTTGTATCTCTTATGTTTCCAAAACTTTGAGACATTGAAGGGCAATTTTTGATATTCCCATCCTTATCGATTGAAATTTTGTTATTTAAGCATGAATTAACAAAGTGTGATTCCTGATAAAACTGTGCATTGCATGAAAAAAAACAAGAATTAATCGCTCCACAGGATGTTAATGGTGTTTTCTTGATATAGTTTACTAAATCTGAATTCTCATTTTTTTCAAGAGTTGAGTTATGAATAAATATTTTAGTAAGTATTGGATATTGGTGTTTTAAACCACTCAACTTGTTTACATCGAAAACTAAGTCAGAAGTAAATGAAATTGAAATTGAAATAATTGCTGTTTCAGTTGCTATTTTATTTATTAATTCAGAAAACTGTTGTAAAGAAACATTAGTATACAAACTAATATGTATTGCTTGAATTTTCAATTTTTTTAGCTCTCCAATATAATTTTCTAATCTTTCAAATGAAGAAATTTCTAAAATACAATTCATTACATCATTGAGATATGATTTATTGAAATCATTGTATATAAATTGATGAGGAGTATTAGTATAAAATGCAAATTCATTCTCAATCAAAAATTTTATGTATGAATCAAAAATCTCTATCGAATCAGATTGAAGAGAATCTTTTATTTCCGATATAGAGAAATCATTCAACATATCAATAACCTCAGACATCGTATCAGGTATCTGATAATACATTTGTCTTTGAGTGTCAAGTATTAGTGCGAATTTTTTACCTACAACTATTTTACAAGATGAAAATAATTTTAAATACATTTTAGCTCTTTATTGAATTTTTACAATGGGTTTATAGTATTTACCAACATAAAATACATTATTTTCTTTTTTCAAAACCTGTGCTTGATAAATAGGGACTTTCTGTGCTTTTTTCATCAATATTGATGTGTCAATTTTCATTTTAAGATAAAATTATTAGTGTTGAAACATTAAATATTTAACAATATCTTCTTCGATAAACAAGCCATATTCTTCAAGCCCACCAAATTGACCTTGTGGGTTGACTTCAAGAAAGTAATAATTATTACTTATATCTCTTATCATGTCAATTGAACCTGTATGTAGATTTAAACTTTTCATGAATTTAATGAGGCTTAATTCAATCTCATTTGGAAGTTCACATTTCATAATTCTATTTGGCTTATTAAAATCATATAACCTAAAATCAGTATTTGTTTTAGAATTATTAGAAGAGAATATAGCATAACTATAGATGGTTTCTAAAAAATAAAAAATTCTTATTTCAAAATCTTTAATTATGTTGTTTTGAAAAAGAGATGGAAAGTAAATATTATCTTGTCTTTTTACATCTTCATCATCTATAATTGTAGTGTAAGTCCCCAAAATTTCATTCCCTTTCTCAAAAAAATAAGGATTGTTTAGATTCTTTGTAATTATACTCCTTTTATTTGATTCATAAAATTCATTCAAAAAAAGTTTACTATTTGTAACAATACTATTAGGAATATTTAAACCAGCTTGAACTGCCTTTTGTAACTGAGTTGATTTTGATGGATATGGTTGAATAAATGGAGGGGTATTTATCCATCTTTTTGATGTAATATTATTCATGAAATATGAAGACAATGATTCAAACTCCTCTCTCAAATATCTATCTTCATCGGGATTTTGTGAAAAAACAAATTTGTAACTCAGCCATCGTCTATACCAAACTACTGTTATATCTGCAATAACTTCATCATCGAAATAAATATATTTTTGATTTACATCAATAAAAAAAGACTTTTCTAAGAGGTCAGAGCCATATATAACTCTATATTTTGCATTATAATTATCTAATTTAGTTATGATATTTTGTGTTGGTATATCAAACTTTTCTGACAAAATTAAAATCATAAAATCTCAATTAGATTAAACTGTATTTGTTTTTTGTTTAAAGTAGTAAATAGCATTTTTACAAAACCATATTTTTCATTATAATAGAAAATGGTTTTAGTATCTCCAATCTGAGGTATTGTTGTTTTTGCTTGTATTTCTATGCATGAAATTTTCTCATCCTTAAATGTATAAGATATTTCCCTTACTGCTTTATACTTTGTTGATGCAGTTAATAGATAACCTTCATAATTTAATCCTAATCTGTTACCCCAATCTTTTCCAAAAGAAACAGAATAATCCCACTCATTTTTATCCTTTATATAATAAGGAAAAGCATTTAGTTCTAGAATCTTGAAATAATCAGAACGTGGAGGGTGTAACCATAAAGAATTGCTCTTTCTAGTAAAACCCGTTACTTCATAATGGTTTATTATAGTTTTATCCCCATCCATCTTTTCGAAACTTCCTGTACATTCATCATAAGAATGGCAATAATCAAATAGTAACTGCTCTTGGTTACTCATGAAAAAACGTGAATTATATTCTAACCGGAGTATATTCTTATTAAAAACTGTGTCTTTTGATTCAATCTTATAAATCAAAACCTTACTGTCATTTTGGTCTATAAATGGGTTATACACTTTTTGTGATAACACCACCTGTCCTGAATAGAAAGAAAAATTAATAAAAAAGAGGAAATATATTAACTTCCTCTTATTTTTTTTTAAGCTAGTAAAAAAAGGACTACCAATCATATGTCCATGTACCACTTGTAGGAGTCCAAGCTCCAGTACTTGTATTTGTATCCGATGTACATCCTCCTGTACAACTTTGAGTAGTAGGAGTGGGTACAGAGGGATGAAAATTAGTACCATCTGTAATTCCATTGGCACCAGCTTTAATTGTTTTTAACTCTT
This genomic window from Chryseobacterium sp. MEBOG06 contains:
- a CDS encoding M20/M25/M40 family metallo-hydrolase — translated: MKKILLALLGILVIIAAIVLIKTYTYPFKKNTIGTGEGWKPVKNDSAIMRFSGGIKIPTVSTGSLGAFNYAPFDQFKTYLKTSYPLVFQHTENVEVNQYGLVFRLKGSNSALEPVLFLSHMDVVPPGDADIKNKEENIFRPDDQPSDPVSKVAEDWEYAPFSGVVANGRIYGRGAIDMKGMLFSLLESMNNLIKNKEIPQRDIYLAFGFDEEVGGKNGAMQIADYFKKKGLKFDAVYDEGGLIMRKGNVAGIDSDIAVVGCAEKGFLSAKIKVKGLGGHSSMPPMESAIGKAAVIMQRLEDHQMKPVITPLIKEFFNNIGGEMPFTTRMALANQWLLKPVLLSKLTKNNTTNALVRTTTALTMMKGSDGTNVLSPEVEFVVNFRLLPGNTVKDVRDHIAKATEGFDVEVEEIDNTREASHISPTNTKAFKLIEAGVKEIYPGAIVTPYLTMAGTDAGKYEIVSKNVYRFMPIKINSAEQQSIHSTNEYLSIENYLKMIHYFEYLMKNYDK
- a CDS encoding DUF2490 domain-containing protein: MKLSTKKIFIVFLLLGCCGTWVKAQISPPGLGDAKTAFWSAFGVKRQLDSLGKKQALSYIAIGRKSSPDNDNLFSKQAIFVLNHEVYNSFAPHQQYSYAISYRRQPQYESEAPYDKENTEQEFRIYGRYAYTFDLGKKLKLKNTVRQEFRKFFDADFHKVEEDFQLRTRIKSQLTYNLSPKNNQKIAISAEALFSISHLNEPQPQWESFGYREMRIAAYYMFNIPNSPFTVDVGYMDDLIRGSNSIHHGGVHYLAADVVWNIPYRKR
- a CDS encoding TonB-dependent receptor; translated protein: MIQSSVNMLPMRYMTHSVEPVQNDVSTKNMQWLKPFLIFFFSLLSFTTLYAQDTQGGITGKVSMVDGQPLRAISVSLLDTDRQTLTDDDGNYHFLNLNAGTYTVKLQILGSKEIRLQVEVKTGEDVTLDYQLTKENIQAIQEVVIMKNTNRFSKKESGFVARMPLKNLENPQVYNTVTKELFQEQVAVDLGSISKNVPGAGIPMIANQGRVTFRSRGFETEPNARNGVAGAAFSVIDPVNLERIEAIKGPSATLFGKSVASSYGGVYNRVTKKPYNNFGGEVGYVGGSWNYNRLTMDLNTPINKDRTALFRLNAAGTFEKSFQDIGFTNSLAIAPSFSYQINDRMSLLLDVEFNQAKGTSVVRFNPYTGSNKTQSIADMKFPYYKNFLSDDLAYETQMMNIFAQLNYKVSENWTSQTIVSRARSTINGYISAINGKTDSTASAQVMVGTTSFIATNIQQNFIGDFRIGRFRNRMVVGLDYYNNSNHFDRYHTNTKVFNFVHPSADFRVNQNTIDALTATSAFRRENNSDNTYAAYVSDVFNITDRLMVMGSLRIDRFQFKGVYDITTGEIKGGLSNSGVQSGPYGQTALSPKMGIVYEVLKNKVSLFGNYMNGFNNVSGVDINGNSFKPEYANQLELGVKADIFDHRLVGTLSYYNIKVDNVLRTNPDDINYSIQDGTQLSKGFEAELTANPFDGFNVVAGYAYNDSKFTNANQSVNGLRPALSGPANMFNFWVSYRIPEGKLKGLGIGGGGNMGSSSYQTNTQTAKVIIPSYKMFDLGIFYDQPKYRVGLKFDNITNEKAWSVRLTPQAPSRFLGSVSLKF
- a CDS encoding IS3 family transposase, yielding MVVYSGSEHGISTRNACRLFIIGSSVFYYKKKQNNEDDKIRDELFFLAEQHQTWGFWTMYHRLRNLGFWWNHKRVYRIYKSMKLNLRSKRKKRLPARVKEPLLRPIYPNVTWSMDFMHDTLENGKSVRSLNIIDDFNREILNITIDTSLPSARVVSQLEQLIDWRGKPEKIRVDNGPEFIAEKLKDWCGKNEITLHYIQPGKPTQNSLVERFNRTFRTEFLDVYLFENIKQMRNYAQIWMWMYNNERPHKALQYLTPRDFLLKYGKLTQAQAMEFPTFQQNYYNDNNKLLTKNSTFECA
- a CDS encoding transposase; translation: MKNSKFSEVQIIKILSEQNQGKTVNEICRDYGISQPTFYNWKSKYGGLDVQQLSKMKELEKELSQYKKIVAELTLENVVMKDVIAKKF
- the gwsS gene encoding grasp-with-spasm system SPASM domain peptide maturase, with the protein product MYLKLFSSCKIVVGKKFALILDTQRQMYYQIPDTMSEVIDMLNDFSISEIKDSLQSDSIEIFDSYIKFLIENEFAFYTNTPHQFIYNDFNKSYLNDVMNCILEISSFERLENYIGELKKLKIQAIHISLYTNVSLQQFSELINKIATETAIISISISFTSDLVFDVNKLSGLKHQYPILTKIFIHNSTLEKNENSDLVNYIKKTPLTSCGAINSCFFSCNAQFYQESHFVNSCLNNKISIDKDGNIKNCPSMSQSFGNIRDTTLEDALNHAEFKKYWNLTKDSIEVCKDCEFRYICTDCRAYTEQTDTNTEGLDVSKPLKCGYNPYTGEWEEWSKNPLKQKAIQHYGMQDLVKK